The Streptomyces sp. NBC_00306 sequence TCGGCAAGGAGTACGACACCAAGGAGTGGAAGCCGGAGAACGCCAACGCCAACATGGAGGCGGCGATCTCGGCCCTCGGCAAGAACAAGATCGTCGGCGTCTACTCCGCCAACGACGGCATGGCGGGCGGCATCATCACCGCCCTCAAGGCCGCCGGCATCTCCCCGCTCCCGCCGGTCACCGGCCAGGACGCCGAGCTCGCCGGTGTGCAGCGCATCGTCGCGGGTGAGCAGTTCATGAGCGTCTACAAGCCGTACCAGCCGGAGGCCGCTGCCGCCGCCGAGATGGCTGTCGCGCTCGCCAAGGGCGAGAAGCTCGACTCGATCGCCAAGGACACCGTGGACAGCCCCACCACCAAGGGCATCCCGACCGTGCTCGTCCCGGTCGTCTCGCTGACCAAGGCCAACATCAACGACACGGTCATCAAGGACGGCGTCTACACCGTCCAGGAGATCTGCACCCCGAAGTACAAGGCTGCCTGTGACGCGGCGGGCCTGAAGTAAGGCCGTGGGCCCCTCCGGGCCCGCACCCGCAGAAGCCTGTCCGGCGTCCCGCCCCATCCCAACCACCCCGCTGATGGGGCGGGGCGCCGGACGGATCGTTTCGCCCCTGGTGCCGCTCCCGGGGCACTAGTTCCCTGCTGCTCAGCCTCCGCGCCACACCCCGGCGCGGCATCCCCGCCGGTCAGGCGGCGAAGGAGATGGTTCACGTGTCCGCTACGCCCGTGTTGGCGTTGCGAGGGGTCTCCAAGCGATTCGGTGCCGTCCAGGCGCTCACCGACGTAGAGCTTGAGGTCCACTCCGGAGAGGTCGTAGCCCTGGTGGGCGACAACGGCGCCGGAAAGTCCACGCTGGTCAAGACGATCGCCGGCGTGCACCCCATCGATGACGGTGTCATCGAGTGGGACGGCAAGTCGGTGTCGATCAACCGTCCGCACGACGCCCAGGCCCTGGGCATCGCGACCGTCTACCAGGACCTCGCGCTGTGCGACAACATCGACGTTGTCGGAAACCTCTACCTCGGCCGGGAGATCCGCAAGCGCGGCATTCTCAACGAGGTCGAGATGGAGCGTCGTGCACTCGAGCTCCTGAACACGCTGTCGATCCGCATCCCCAGCGTGCGCATCCCGATCGCGTCGCTGTCCGGCGGTCAGCGCCAGACGGTGGCCATCGCCCGTTCGATGCTCGGCGAGCCCAAGCTCGTCATCCTCGACGAGCCGACCGCGGCCCTCGGTGTCGAGCAGACCGCCCAGGTCCTCGACCTCGTCGAGCGGCTGCGCGAGCGCGGTCACGCGGTGATCCTGATCAGCCACAACATGGCTGACGTCAAGGCCGTCGCCGACAAGGTCGCCGTCCTGCGCCTCGGGCGCAACAACGGTGTCTTCGACGTGAAGTCCACGTCGCAGGAAGAGATCATCTCCGCCATCACGGGCGCCACGGACAACGCCGTGACCCGTCGTGCGGCGCGCAACGCGGAGGTTCAGAAGTGAACATCGACAAGACCTCCACGACGACCGACGCGCCCTCGGACGCGCCCGTCGTGAACCCGGAGGCCGCCAAGGCCGCCGTCACCGCGGTCGACCCGCGGCTGCTGGTGCGCGAGCAGGGCCTCGCGGGCTACTTCTCCGAGTTCAAGCGCAAGATGCACGCCGGTGACCTGGGCTCGATGCCGGTCATCGTCGGTCTGATCATCATCGGCGCGATCTTCCAGAGCCTGAACTCGAACTTCCTCTCGGCCGAGAACCTGAGCAACATCGCGGTCACGATGGTCGCCACCGGCATGATGGCCGTCGGCATCATCTTCGTTCTGCTGCTCGGTGAGATCGACCTGTCGGTCGGCTCCGTCAGCGGTGTCTCCGGCGCCGTCGTCGCGGTGCTGAGTGTCACCCACGGCATGAACGAGTGGCTCGCGGTCCTCGTCGCGGTCGTCTCCGGCGCCGCCATCGGCGCGCTCCACGGCTTCTTCTTCGCCCGGATCGGCGCCCCCGCGTTCGCCGTCACGCTGGCCGGCCTGCTGTTCTGGCTCGGCTTCATGCTCCAGCTGCTCGGCGAGAACGGCACGATCAACCTGGACGGCGAAGGTGTCGTCGGCAAGCTGACCACGTACTACTTCACCGACGTGGCTGCCGCCTACGGTCTGGCCGCGGTCGCCGTGGCCGGCTTCTTCCTCTCCAGCTTCTACGACAACCGCCGCCGTGCGGCCGCCGGCATCCCGTCCCGGCCGCTCGTCGACATCGTGGTGCGCACCGTGGCCCTGGCCGTGATCGCCTTCGCCGGCGCGATCATGTTCAACCAGTACAAGGGCCTGCCGCTGGCGCTGGTCCTGTTCCTCGCCGTCCTCGTGATCACGGACTTCGTCCTCCGCCGTACCACCTACGGCCGGAAGATCTTCGCGCTCGGCGGCAGCGTGGAGGCCTCGCGGCGTGCCGGTATCAACGTCACGGCGATCCGGATCTCCGTCTTCTCGCTCGCCGGCACCTTCGCGGCCATCGGCGGCCTGTTCTGGGCCTCCAAGATCGCGGCGGCGAACCAGAGCGCCGGCGCCGGTGACCTGCTGATGAACGTCATCGCGGCGGCCGTCATCGGCGGCACCAGCCTCTTCGGTGGCCGGGGCCGGACCTGGAACGCCCTCCTCGGCGTCATGGTCATCGTCTCGATCCAGTACGGACTGGCGCTCGAGGGCATCGCCACCCCGATCCAGTACATGATCACCGGTGGTGTGCTGCTGGCCACTGTTGTGATCGACTCGATCACCCGCAAGACGCAGAAGACCGCAGGTCGCGCCTAGCACAACCGGCCAGTGCCCGGCACCGTGACACGGTGCCGGGCACTGCTGCGTCTGGGCCGTTGGAGTGATGCGGAACGCACCGCCCGATGACTGCGCTCCGGCGCGGAACATTAGACTCGACGAATCGGCACGCTCGACCAGCTCAACAGTCAAGGAGGCACGGGTGGCTTTGCTTACCCGTATCAAGGGACCGCGCGATCTGGACCGGCTCAGCCCGGAGCAGCTGGATCAGCTGGCCGCAGAGATCCGGACCTTTCTCGTCGACGCGGTCTCCAAGACCGGCGGACACCTCGGTCCCAACCTCGGCGTCGTCGAGCTGACCATCGCTCTCCACCGGGTCTTCGAGTCCCCGAAGGACAAGGTCCTGTGGGACACCGGTCACCAGAGCTACGTGCACAAGCTCCTCACCGGCCGTCAGGACTTCTCACGGCTCAAGATGAAGGGCGGCCTCTCCGGCTACCCGTCGCAGGCCGAGTCCGACCACGACGTCATCGAGAACTCCCACGCCTCCACGGTGCTCGGCTGGGCCGACGGCCTCGCCAAGGCCAACGAGGTGCTCCGCAAGGACGACCACGTCGTCGCGGTCATCGGTGACGGAGCCCTGACCGGCGGTATGGCCTGGGAGGCGCTGAACAACATCGCCGCCGCCAAGGACCGCCCGCTCGTCATCGTCGTCAACGACAACGAGCGCTCCTACGCGCCCACCATCGGCGGCCTGGCCAACCACCTCGCCACCCTCCGGACGACCGACGGCTACGAGCGCTTCCTCGCCCGCGGCAAGGACATCCTGGAGCGCACCCCCGTCGTCGGCAGGCCGCTCTACGAGACCCTGCACGGCGCCAAGAAGGGCCTCAAGGACTTCATCGCTCCGCAGGGCATGTTCGAGGACCTGGGACTGAAGTACGTCGGCCCCATCGACGGCCACGACATCGAGGCGCTGGAGTCCGCCCTCGCCCGCGCCAAGCGCTTCGGCGGGCCCGTGATCGTGCACTGCCTCACCGAGAAGGGCCGCGGCTACCAGCCCGCCCTCCAGGACGAGGCGGACCGCTTCCACGCGGTGGGCAAGATCCACCCCGACACCGGTCTGCCGATCGCGAGTTCGGGACTCGACTGGACCTCCGTGTTCGGCGAGGAGATGGTCCAGCTCGGCAAGGAGCGGGAGGACATCGTGGCGATCACCGCCGCGATGCTCCAGCCGGTCGGGCTCGACAGGTTCGCCAAGGCCTTCCCCGACCGTGTCTACGACGTCGGCATCGCCGAGCAGCACGGCGCGGTCTCCGCGGCGGGTCTGGCGACCGGCGGCGTGCACCCCGTCTTCGCGGTCTACGCCACCTTCCTCAACCGCGCCTTCGACCAGGTCCTGATGGACGTGGCCCTGCACCGCTGCGGCGTCACATTCGTCCTGGACCGCGCCGGTGTCACCGGCACCGACGGCGCCTCGCACAACGGCATGTGGGACATGTCGATCCTCCAGGTCGTCCCCGGCCTGCGGATCGCCGCCCCGCGTGACGCGGACCAGGTACGGGCCCAGCTGCGCGAGGCGGTCGAGGTCGACGACGCGCCGACCGTCGTGCGGTTCTCCAAGGGCGCCGTCGGCCCCTCGGTGCAGGCCGTGGGCCGGGTCGGAGGCATGGACGTCCTGCGGGAGGCGAAGGTTGCCGACCCCGACGTCCTGCTCGTCTCCGTCGGCGCGCTCGCCCCGATGTGCCTGGAGATCGCCGATCTCCTCGACAAGCAGGGCATCTCCACCACCGTGATCGACCCCCGCTGGGTCAAGCCGGTCGACGAGGCCCTCGCGCCGCTCGCCGAGCTGCACCGGGTCGTCGTCACCGTCGAGGACAACAGCAGGGTCGGCGGCGTCGGATCCGCCGTCGCCCAGGCGCTGCGGGACGCCGGCGTTGATGTCCCGCTGCGTGACTTCGGCATCCCGCCGCGCTTCCTCGACCACGCCTCCCGCAAGGAGGTCATGGCCGAGATCGGCCTGACGGCACCGGACATCGCCCGTCAGGTGACGGGGCTCGTGGCCAGGCTCGACGGCCGTTTCGACAGCGAGGCCGTGGAGCCCGCCCGCGACTGACCGTCACCCGGTTGACGCGAATGGCGCTGCACAGCGTGCATGAATAGGGGCCGGAGGGTCACCCTGGTGGGGTGGTCCTTCCGGCCCATTCGCGTGAAGCGTGCTGTGACGGCCGCCCGTGGACCACCCACCGTCCCGATGATGTCGGGGACGTCAAGCGTGGAGGTGCACGGTGAGCACACAGACAGACCCTGCGGGCGGCCCAGCAGGCAGAAGGGGCGCCTTCCGGACCAAGACGGTCGAGCAGTCGATCCGCGACACGGAGGAGCCGGAGCACGCGCTGAAGAAGTCGCTCTCCGCCTGGGACCTGACCGTCTTCGGCGTCGGCGTCATCATCGGCACGGGCATCTTCGTCCTCACGGGTATCGCGGCCAAGGAGAACGCCGGGCCCGCGACCGCCCTGTCCTTCGTCGTCGCCGGCGTCGTCTGCGCACTGGCGGCGCTCTGCTACGCGGAGTTCGCCTCCACCGTGCCGGTGGCGGGTTCCGCGTACACGTTCTCCTACGCCTCCATCGGCGAACTTCCGGCCTGGATCATCGGCTGGGACCTGGTCCTGGAGTTCGCGCTCGGCACCGCCGTGGTGGCGGTCGGCTGGTCCGGGTACGCGCGGCACCTCCTGGACACCAACCTCGGCTGGCAGATGCCCTCCGCCCTGTCGGGACCCGATGCGGGAGGGCACTTCGACCTGCTGGCCTTCCTGCTCATCCTGGCGCTGACCGCCATCCTGGTCATCGGCATGAAACTGTCCGCCCGGATCACCGCGATCGTCGTCGCGATCAAGGTCACCGTGGTCCTGCTGGTCATCGTCGCGGGCCTGTTCTTCATCAAGGCCGACAACTACACCCCGTTCATCCCTCCGGCCGAGGCGCAGGAGACGGGGGGCGGTCTCACGGCGCCGCTGGTGCAGGTCCTGTTCGGCTACGACCCCACCAACTTCGGCGTCATGGGCATCTTCACCGCGGCGTCCATCGTCTTCTTCGCCTTCATCGGGTTCGACGTCGTCGCCACCGCGGCGGAGGAGACCAAGAACCCCCAGCGGGACATGCCCCGCGGCATCCTGGGCTCCCTGATCATCTGCACCGTGCTCTACGTGGCCGTGACGCTCGTCGTCACCGGTATGCAGAACTACAAGGAGATGTCGGCGACCGCGCCGCTCGCCGACGCCTTCAAGTCCGTCGACCAGCCCTTCTTCGCCGGTGCCATCAGCCTCGGCGCGGTCGTGGGCCTCATCACCGTCTGCATGATCCTGCTTCTGGGCCAGACCCGGGTGTTCTTCGCGATGAGCCGTGACGGACTGCTGCCGCGCTTCTTCTCCGTCACCCACCCGAAGTTCCGGACCCCCCACCGGGCGACCATCGTGCTCGGCTGCGCCATCGCCGTCATCGCGGGCTTCACCAGCCTCGAGGCGCTCGCGGCCCTGGTGAACATCGGCACGCTCTTCGCCTTCGTGATCGTGGCCCTCGGCGTCATCGTCCTCCGCCGCACCCGCCCCGACCTGCACCGCGCCTTCCGTACCCCGTGGGTGCCGGCGCTCCCCATCATCTCCATCGCGGCGTCGCTGTGGCTGATGCTGAACCTGCCGACCGAGACCTGGCTGCGGTTCGGCGTCTGGATGCTGATCGGTGTGGTCGTGTACTACCTCTACGGCCGCGGGCACAGCCGGTTGCAGACGCGAGCAGGGTCCGGCGGATCCCTCTCGGGTGACGGCAACCCCAAGTAGCCCGGCGGGCCGCACCCCCGCTCAGCAGCGGTAACAGCGCCACCTTTCGCACCGGCCCCGTATGTCCTGCTCCGGCAGGACCTGCGGGGCCGGATACTGTGCGTTTCCGGGCCTGCACCCTGACCCGGAAAGGCACTCATGCCGGCGGAGCCGCCATCCTCGCTACGCCGCGTCCCCGCGCGGTCCCTGCCCCGGCAGCGCCGCCGGGTACCGGCCCCGGCGCGCCGTCTCCACTACTGGCGGCGGCTGCTTCCGGCCCTCGGCCTGCTCGCGCTCGTCACCCGCATCCCGTCCTTCGGGCACCGGCTGTGGAGCCCGGACGAGGGCTATCTCGCCGTCCAGGCGCGGATACTGGCGGACGGCGGAGCGCTGTACGAGACCGTCGTCGACCGCAAGCCGCCCCTGCTGCCGCTGCTCTACGAGACGCTGTTCGCGCTGTTCGGCGACGAGTCGCTGCGCTCGGTGAGGGTCCTCGCGGTCCTCGCCCAGCTCGTCACCGCCGCACTGCTCGCCAGCATCGCCCGCCGCCGCTGGGGCGATCGCGCCGGGCGCACCGCGGGCGTGCTGTATCTGCTGGTGTCCATCGGCCTGAATCCCGAGGACGCCCAGGCCGCCACCTTCGAGGTCTTCATGCTGCCGTTCACGGCCGCGGCCGTCCGGTACGCGGACCGCGGCCGCTGGGGCGCCGCGGGCGTCGCGGTTGCGGGGGCGTTCCTGACCAAGCAGACCGGCGGAGCCGTCCTCGGTCCGGTCCTGTGGCTGCTCTGGCAGACCGCGCCGGTGCACCGCAGCGCACTGCTGCGCACGGCTCTGGGATTCGCCCTGCCGGTCCTGGCCGCCGCGCTGCTCACCGACCCGTCCGGCTTTCTGTTCTGGACGGTCACCGGATCGGGGGCGTACGCCTCGTTCACCGGCTCCGAACTGCACGTCCTGTCCCGGGCCGTGGCCAACACGGCGCTGCTCGGGGCCGCCTGCGCGGGACTGGTCCCGCCGGTCGTGCGGGTGCTGCGCAGTGCGCGCACGGGCGTGGGCGACCTCTGGCTGTGGCTGGCGTCGTCGGCGGCCGCCGTGCTGCTGGGTTTCCACTTCTTCGGGCACTACTACCTGCAACTGATCCCGCCGCTGGCCCTGTTGGCGACGGGAGCCCTGCAGATCCTGCCGCGTCACCGGCTGGCGTCCGCGCTGGCGTGGTCGGCCTGCGGCTGCGCCCTGTTCCTCCTCTGGGGGACGCTGACGCCTCGTCCGGAGCTGGCCCACGCCCAGCGCCTCGCGACGGCCGTACAGGCCCGTACAGGCCCCGCTGAGAGCGTTCTCGTGTGGGGGATACACCCCGAGACGTACTGGCTCGCCGACCGGCCGCCCGCCAGCCGCTTTCTGACGGCCGGTCTGCTCACCAACTACAGCGGCGGCCGCAACGGCCCCCAGGTGGGGGAGAAGTACGGGGTGGAGGGCGCCTGGCCCACGTTCGCCGACGAGATGCGCGCCCACCCGCCGGCGCTGATCGTCGACGACTCCCGGGGCAAACCCTTCGCCCCCGAACGCGTCCCGACCCTGCGCAGACTGCTGGAGCGGCACTACGAACCGCTCCCCGGCGAGATCGACGGCGCGGTGCTCTACGTCCGCTCGTCCGGCGGCTGAGAGCCTGTCGGGTGATCTTCGACCGGGAAGCGGATGCGGTCTGGTGCGTGCGATTCCAAGGCGCCAGGATGCCCTTGTAGCGGAGCTGCCAGGGTATTTCGGTAACGCGGGAAGGGTGCGTGCCAGGGTGTGGACGCCCGGTCAGAGGTCACCCGGCAGGTTCTGAAGCGCCCGGGGACCCACGCAGCCGGCGCCGAGTGCCTCGACGCGCCGCCGCAGTTCCCGGTCGGCCGTGACCACCACGACGTCCCGGCCGGCATCCGCCTCGGCGACCAGCTCCACGATCCGGTCGTCACCGCTGCCGGGCGCCGAGGAGACCCGTACCGCGGGGATGCTCTCCACACCGCGCGCGGCCCCCTCCGCGACGAGCACCACGTCGAGGGGGCCGGGATGCGCGGCCAGCCCGGCGGCGGCGACCTGCGGCAGCCGGTCGCGCAGTCGTTCCACGGCCCCGCGCCGGTCCCGCCACCAGCCGTCCGGCACGGATCCGATGACGTTGGCCGCGTCGACGATCAGCAGGGGTTCCATGCATTCAGCGTGACATGCGAAGGCCCCGGCACCGAGAGAGGTGCCGGGGCCTTCGTCAGCGGTACGACTACGCGGGGACGCTCGCGACGCCCTGCGCCAGGAACGGCTTGCCGTTCACCCGCTGGGAGACACCCTCACGGTCCAGGTACGGCGTGATGCCGCCCAGGTGGAAGGGCCAGCCGGCGCCGGTGATCAGGCAGAGGTCGATGTCCTGGGCCTCGGCCACGACACCCTCGTCCAGCATCAGACCGATCTCCTGCGCCACCGCGTCGAGAACGCGGTCGCGGACCTGCTCCTCGGTGAGGACGGAGTCGCCCTGCTGGAGGAGTGCGGCGACCTCGGGGTCCAGCTCCGGCTTGCCGGAATCGTAGACGTAGAAGCCGCGCTTGCCGGCCTTGACCACCGCGGCCAGGTTCGCCGAGACCGTGAAGCGGTCCGGGAAGGCGCGGTTGAGGGTCTCGGAGACATGCAGACCGATCGCCGGGCCGACGAGCTCCAGCAGGACCAGCGGCGACATCGGCAGACCGAGCGGCTCGATCGCCTTCTCGGCGGTGGCGACCGGGGTGCCCTCGTCGATGACGTTCTGGATCTCGCCCATGAAGCGGGTCAGGATGCGGTTCACGACGAACGCCGGGGCGTCCTTCGTCAGGACCGCGGTCTTCTTCAGCTTCTTCGCGACACCGAACGCGGTGGCGAGCGAGGCGTCGTCCGTCTGCTCGCCGCGGACGATCTCCAGCAGCGGCAGGACCGCGACCGGGTTGAAGAAGTGGAAGCCGACGACCCGCTCCGGGTGCTGGAGCTTCGACGCCATCTCGGTGACGGACAGCGAGGAGGTGTTGGTGGCGAAGATCGCGTGGGCGGGGGCGACGGCCTCCACCTCGGCGAACACCTGCTGCTTGACGCCGATCTCCTCGAAGACGGCCTCGATGATGAAGTCGGCGTCGGAGAAGCCCTCCGCCTTGTCCAGCACACCGGAGACCAGGGCCTTCAGGCGGTTGGCCTTGTCCTGGTTGACGCGGCCCTTGCCGAGCAGCTTGTCGATCTCGGCGTGGACGTAGCCCACACCCTTGTCGACGCGCTCCTGGTCGATGTCGGTCAGGACGACCGGCACCTCGAGGCGGCGCAGGAAGAGCAGCGCCAGCTGGGAGGCCATCAGGCCCGCGCCCACGACACCGACCTTGGTGACCGGGCGCGCCAGGCTCTTGTCCGGGGCGCCCGCGGGACGCTTGGCCCGCTTCTGCACCAGGTTGAAGGCGTAGATACCGCTGCGCAGTTCGCCGCCCATGATCAGGTCGGCCAGCGCGGTGTCCTCGGCGTCGAAGCCGGCCTGGAGGTCGCCGTCCTTGGCGGCGGCGACGATGTCCAGGGCGCGGTAGGCGGCCGGGGCGGCGCCGTGCACCTTGGAGTCGGCGATGGCACGGCCACGGGCGACGGCCTGGTCCCAGGCGTCACCGCGGTCGATCTCCGCCCGCTCGACGACGATCTCGCCCTTGAGGACGGACGCCGTCCACAGCAGCGACTGCTCCAGGAAGTCGGCGCCCTCGAAGATCGCGTCGGCGATGCCGAGCTCGAAGACCTGCGCGCCCTTGAGCTGCTTGTTCTGGTTGAGCGAGTTCTCGATGATGACCGAGACCGCGCGCTCGGGGCCGATCAGGTTCGGCAGCAGTGCGCAGCCGCCCCAGCCGGGGACGAGACCGAGGAAGACCTCGGGCAGCGAGAAGGCGGGGATGGCCTGCGAGACGGTGCGGTACGAGCAGTGCAGACCGACCTCGACACCGCCGCCCATCGCCGCGCCGTTGTAGTACGCGAAGGTCGGCACCGCGAGGTGGGACAGACGCTTGAAGACGTCGTGGCCGCCCTTGCCGATGGCGAGCGCGTCGGAGTGCTCCTTGAGCAGCTCCACACCCTTGAGGTCGGCGCCGACGGCGAAGATGAACGGCTTGCCGGTGATGCCGACGCCGGTGATCGAGCCCTCCGACGCCTCCTTCTCGACCTGGTCGATCGCGGCGTCGAGATTCGCGAGCGACTGCGGGCCGAAGGTGGTCGGCTTGGTGTGGTCCAGGCCGTTGTCGAGCGTGATCAGCGCGAACCGGCCCGCGCCGGGCAGGTCGAGGTGGCGTACGTGCGCCTGCGTGACGACCTCGTCCGGGAACAGCTCGGCCGCGCCCTTCAGGAGTTCCGTGGTGGTGCTCACTTGGTGCCTCCGTCGAAGTGCGGGTTCTCCCAGATGACCGTCGCGCCCATGCCGAAGCCGACGCACATCGTGGTGAGGCCGTAGCGGACCTCGGGCTGCTCCTCGAACTGGCGGGCCAGCTGCGTCATCAGACGGACGCCGGAGGAGGCCAGCGGGTGGCCGAACGCGATCGCGCCGCCGTACTGGTTGACGCGCGCGTCGTCGTCGGCGATGCCGTAGTGGTCGAGGAAGGCGAGCACCTGGACGGCGAAGGCCTCGTTGACCTCGAAGAGGTTGATGTCCTCGATCGACAGGCCCGCCTTGGCCAGCGCCTTCTCGGTCGCCGGGATCGGGCCGTAGCCCATCACCTCGGGCTCGACGCCGGCGAAGGCGTACGAGACGAGACGCATCTTGACCGGCAGGTTGTTCTCGCGCGCGAACTCCTCGGACGCGATGAGCGAGGCGGTGGCGCCGTCGTTGAGACCGGCGGCGTTGCCCGCGGTGACGCGGCCGTGCACACGGAAGGGGGTCTTCAGACCCGCGAGGCTCTCCAGCGTGGTGCCGGGACGCATCGGCTCGTCCTGCGTGACCAGGCCCCAGCCGGTCTCGCCGGCCTCGGGGTTGGTGCGGCGGACCGAGATCGGCACCAGGTCCTGCTGGATCTTGCCGTTCGCGTACGCCTTCGCCGCCTTCTCCTGCGAGCGCACGGCGTACTCGTCGGCGCGCTGCTTGGTGATGTGCGGGTAGCGGTCGTGAAGGTTCTCCGCGGTCATGCCCATGAACAGGGCGGACTCGTCGACGAGCTTCTCGCTCACGAACCGCGGGTTCGGGTCGACGCCCTCACCCATGGGGTGGCGGCCCATGTGCTCGACACCGCCGGCGACGGCGATGTCGTACGCACCGAAGGCCACGCTGCCCGCGACGGAGGTGACGGCGGTCAGGGCGCCGGCACACATGCGGTCGATCGAGTAGCCGGGCACGGACTGCGGCAGACCCGCGAGGATGCCCGCGGTGCGGCCGATGGTCAGGCCCTGGTCACCGATCTGCGTGGTCGCGGCGATCGCCACCTCGTCGATCTTCGCGGGGTCGAGGTCCGGGTTGCGGCGCAGCAGCTCCCGGATCGCCTTCACGACGAGATCGTCGGCCCGGGTCTCGTGGTAAATGCCCTTCGGGCCCGCCTTGCCGAACGGGGTGCGGACGCCGTCGACGAAGACGACGTCCCTGACGGTACGAGGCACGATGGCTCTCCTCCAGGGTGCGGGGTGGCACTGCTGCGGGGCGCGCTGAGCGCGCGCTTTCCTCCGGCCATGCTACTTGTGGGTAACCAAGCTGCCCACCCCAAGAGGCGGGAGCGGCGAACGTCACACCGGGGTGAGGCGCTTCCGCCGTTCCGGGGGCGGGGATGCGTGGGGTTCGGCAGTGCGCGCGCCTGCTTGGTTGCGTGCCGCCGGCGTGCGGGTCTCGGTGGGGCTCCGGCCCCGGGCCGGCGGCGGGCCGGAGCATCCGGCCCGTGCGGCGTGGGAGGTACCCGCCCGCAGGGTGTGGCCACCGGCCGTGCGGGGATTGGCGCCGGCCCCGCGCCCGATCGCCAGGCGGAACCCGGGCGTCCAGCCCGTCCCGCGTGCGACCCCGCCCGCAGGGTGTGCCACCGGCGTGCGGGTCATCGCGGGGCTCCGGCCCCGGGTCGGCGGCGGGCCGGCGCATCCGGCCCGTCACGCGAGGGAGAGCCCGCCCGCAGGGTGTGCTCGGCCACCGCGTGCGGGACCCGCGTCCCGAACGCCGGGCGGACGCAGACGCGGGTCCCGGCCGCGTCAGGTCGTCGCCGTCGCCGCCAGCGCGCGCGTCAGCAGCGGTGCCACCTGCTCGATCTGCCACGGACGCGCCCCGTACGACGCCAGCGCCTGTGCCACCGACTCGACCGACGGCTGCGCCGGCGGTTCCCAGCACACGCGTCGGACCGTGTCCGGAGTGATCAGGTTCTCCTGCGGCAGGTTCAGCTCCTCCGCGAGCGCGGACACCGCTGCCCGCGCCGCCGTCAGACGAGCGGCGGCGGCCGGGTCCTTGTCGGCCCAGGACCGCGGCGGCGGCGGGCCGTTCAGCTGCTGGCCCGGCTGCGGCAGCTCGGCGTCGGGCAGTGCCTTCGCCCGGTCGACCGCCGTCTGCCACTGCTCCAGCTGCCGCCGGCCCATCCGGTGTCCGAACCCGGGCAGCGCGGTCAGCTCCTGAACGTTCGCCGGGAGGGCGAGCGCCGCTTCCACGATCGCGCCGTCGCCCAGCACCTTGCCCGGTGACACGTCCCGCCGCTGGGCCACCCGGTCCCGGGTCGTCCACAGCTCCCGTACGACGGCCATCTGACGCCGCCGGCGCACCTTGTGCATGCCGGACGTCCGCCGCCAGGGGTCCTTGCGCGGGGGAGCGGGCGGCGCCGAGGCGATCGCGTCGAACTCCTGGTGGGCCCACTCCAGCTTGCCCTGCCGGTCCAGCTCCTTCTCC is a genomic window containing:
- a CDS encoding NYN domain-containing protein, whose amino-acid sequence is MEPLLIVDAANVIGSVPDGWWRDRRGAVERLRDRLPQVAAAGLAAHPGPLDVVLVAEGAARGVESIPAVRVSSAPGSGDDRIVELVAEADAGRDVVVVTADRELRRRVEALGAGCVGPRALQNLPGDL
- a CDS encoding 3-hydroxyacyl-CoA dehydrogenase NAD-binding domain-containing protein; protein product: MSTTTELLKGAAELFPDEVVTQAHVRHLDLPGAGRFALITLDNGLDHTKPTTFGPQSLANLDAAIDQVEKEASEGSITGVGITGKPFIFAVGADLKGVELLKEHSDALAIGKGGHDVFKRLSHLAVPTFAYYNGAAMGGGVEVGLHCSYRTVSQAIPAFSLPEVFLGLVPGWGGCALLPNLIGPERAVSVIIENSLNQNKQLKGAQVFELGIADAIFEGADFLEQSLLWTASVLKGEIVVERAEIDRGDAWDQAVARGRAIADSKVHGAAPAAYRALDIVAAAKDGDLQAGFDAEDTALADLIMGGELRSGIYAFNLVQKRAKRPAGAPDKSLARPVTKVGVVGAGLMASQLALLFLRRLEVPVVLTDIDQERVDKGVGYVHAEIDKLLGKGRVNQDKANRLKALVSGVLDKAEGFSDADFIIEAVFEEIGVKQQVFAEVEAVAPAHAIFATNTSSLSVTEMASKLQHPERVVGFHFFNPVAVLPLLEIVRGEQTDDASLATAFGVAKKLKKTAVLTKDAPAFVVNRILTRFMGEIQNVIDEGTPVATAEKAIEPLGLPMSPLVLLELVGPAIGLHVSETLNRAFPDRFTVSANLAAVVKAGKRGFYVYDSGKPELDPEVAALLQQGDSVLTEEQVRDRVLDAVAQEIGLMLDEGVVAEAQDIDLCLITGAGWPFHLGGITPYLDREGVSQRVNGKPFLAQGVASVPA
- a CDS encoding thiolase family protein; the encoded protein is MPRTVRDVVFVDGVRTPFGKAGPKGIYHETRADDLVVKAIRELLRRNPDLDPAKIDEVAIAATTQIGDQGLTIGRTAGILAGLPQSVPGYSIDRMCAGALTAVTSVAGSVAFGAYDIAVAGGVEHMGRHPMGEGVDPNPRFVSEKLVDESALFMGMTAENLHDRYPHITKQRADEYAVRSQEKAAKAYANGKIQQDLVPISVRRTNPEAGETGWGLVTQDEPMRPGTTLESLAGLKTPFRVHGRVTAGNAAGLNDGATASLIASEEFARENNLPVKMRLVSYAFAGVEPEVMGYGPIPATEKALAKAGLSIEDINLFEVNEAFAVQVLAFLDHYGIADDDARVNQYGGAIAFGHPLASSGVRLMTQLARQFEEQPEVRYGLTTMCVGFGMGATVIWENPHFDGGTK
- a CDS encoding ribonuclease D; the encoded protein is MTDAQETAAETALRTAGGAPPDDGVAAEEVPIPLLEPREGIPPVVADADALAEVIAAFAAGTGPVAVDAERASGYRYGQRAYLVQLRREGAGSALIDPIGCPDLSGLGEALSGTEWILHAATQDLPCLREIGMLPTRLFDTELAGRLAGFPRVGLGAMVESVLGFALEKGHSAVDWSTRPLPEPWLRYAALDVELLIDLRDSLEKELDRQGKLEWAHQEFDAIASAPPAPPRKDPWRRTSGMHKVRRRRQMAVVRELWTTRDRVAQRRDVSPGKVLGDGAIVEAALALPANVQELTALPGFGHRMGRRQLEQWQTAVDRAKALPDAELPQPGQQLNGPPPPRSWADKDPAAAARLTAARAAVSALAEELNLPQENLITPDTVRRVCWEPPAQPSVESVAQALASYGARPWQIEQVAPLLTRALAATATT